In Hippoglossus hippoglossus isolate fHipHip1 chromosome 15, fHipHip1.pri, whole genome shotgun sequence, the genomic stretch TAAGCGACCGAAGGCGAACGGGGTGAAACCCAGCACAGTTCACGTCGCCTGCTCTCCACAGGCAGCCaaggtgaaacacacacacacacaaatatgaacTCAGAActacacacattacacacattacattatAATTGGTGGgttattataatgtttttttttaaactggaaGACGCTGAAGCTCTATAAGAGAAATCAATGTGATCGGTCCAGTGGAAATGAACTGGGAGGCAGATGTTGGTGTGTTTCCATAATCAGTTAGAAGGCCGTCCAGAAATCCTCCAATATCTTTTAGAGGTGTGTCAGGGTGTGTGCAACATCTGTAATGGAttctcagacacacagacacacacacacacacacacacacacaggccaggCTTTTAGCTGAGCTGCAATAATTTGCAGCGTCTGGAGGCGTGACTGTCCCTCTCTGCCCGCTGGGTGGTAACTGAAAAGACACAGAGTCTGTCTCATGTCCAGATTGTGACTTCACCATCTGAACTCTTCACCCGCTCCACCCttcctttgtcttttattaCGTGTAAGGATCAGTGAAGAAATATGAGACGTGTCTCTGCTATGAAGCATCTTCCTCCTGTACATTTGAAACTGGAATGGCTCGTTATGGTTcctttaaatttaatcaagctgcagcaaattgtACATCTCAAAgattatatatctttatatgcCAGATTATGCCAAACACCTTGTATCATCGTGTTAAAGAAAGGGATTAAAAATGATGAGGAGTTTGATATTAGAGGTTTAAAGGTCTTTTGTCTGTCTTCTTCATTCCCTCTGTGTTTAtccgtccctctcctcctccttctgtctccacAGGCCATAAGCAACAAAGACCAGCACAGCATCTCGTACACTCTGTCCCGAGTGCAGACGGTGGTGGTGGAGTACACCCACGACCCCAACACAGACATGTTCCAGGTAACAGCCGCAGCTCATCACCTGAAGGTTCACAGCCAAGTTACAGTCGTTGACTTCACTGCTGCGCTGATGTGTTCAAACCAGGGGTTTTCAAACTGTCAGGTTTTCTTCAGTAATCCagtgatatttgttttatacaaacataGATTCACTTTTAATTGTGTCAGTTTAATAACTTGTGTCTAGCAAATAAAACTGACGACACATCTTTCATCTTAGTCGGACATGGATGAGGACAGAAGGTTTTATCTCTGGATGATAAACGTGTTTGAGTCTGTTCTTCAGGGCTCAAGGTTATTATGGGATTTGTACAAGTTAGTAACGACTGTGAAGCAGCTGGAAACTTCTCTCTAAGGTCACCTAccttttataaatatgtttaaaacaTCTGCTTTATCTGCGTGTGGAAGAATCCAGACAATAATTCTTCAAATGTTGTACCTGCATGTTTTTGtcatcttgttttgttctttttaaagttttgttcaGCTTTAGTTTCTGTAGTTATTTCACACAGATAATCTTTATTATTACATCATATCCAGAATCTTTCTGTCTGAACTGATCTTGACGTCTGGCTCGTCTCTCTCCACCAGATCGGTCGATCGACAGAGAGTCCCATCGACTTCGTAGTGACCGACACTGTGGCCGGCAGCCAGAGCAACGCAGACACCCAGTCGGTCCAGAGCACCATCTCCCGCTTCGCCTGCCGCATCATGTGCCAGCGCACGCCGCCTTACACCGCGCGCATCTACGCCGCAGGCTTCGATTCCTCCAAGAACATCTTCCTGGGGGTGAGCGTCTCTTCTCTGGTGCCTCAGACACGTGTGGGCGAGTGAGAGAGTAAAAGAGCAGAAAGAAATCACAACATGACCGCGAGCAAATACTGAGGAAAGTGAGATGAAAGCTTGAGTTGTGGTAAATCTCTCTGAGGAAAGGTTGaacctgttttctcttctcagtCATGTTcggttttacttttattttaaatctattcGTCAATTAATGTCAGAAGCAAAACATCATTCTTCTCAACTGACTCGTTGTGATTCGCTTTACATCTTCTTACAACATGTGGACATTTCATCTAAAGCCTGAAGCCACATTGTCCACTCACCACGTCCTCTCTCTTATTGAGCTCTGCACCCTGTTGAGTTCAGATGTTTGTGGATGAGAATATAAAAGGTTCCAGGTCCCAAGTCAGCTGAGTGACACTCAACACGAGTCTTACAGTCCACCTTGTTTCCTTCAGGAGAAAGCTGCTAAGTGGAAGACGGCTGACAGCCAAATGGACGGGCTGACCACGAACGGCGTGCTGGTGATGCATCCTCGACACGGCTTCACGCAGGACTCCAAGCCGGGCGTCTGGAGGGAGATCTCGGTCTGCGGCAACGTCTTCACCCTGAGAGAGACGCGCTCGGCACAGCAGCGAGGGAAGATGGTGAGAAGATGGTTGATCTACTTAAGAGTTTTGTCTTTCACACTCGGGGTTTGTTCATAGAGTATTTTGAGATTCACCTAAATGAAATATTGCTGCTTTGTGAGCAAACTTCAAGAGTTAGATAACAGACTGTGtgttaagatggacgacatgacagctcccgaaagtgaagccacaaATTTGAGGAAGAACCTcgataatttagttttttaccgcaggaacaggaagtggagatgcatggtcatttatatttctttccCATCCGTCCCTTCACcttcacactctcacacatacgGCGGGAGGTCAGTCAGAGCTTGACACCGCTCGGAGGTTATGGAGATGCCGTCTCCTTGGTAACGGGCTGTCAAAGCTGTGTGTCACTGGACCTTGTAAGAGGATCCTCACGCTGACGTCAGTCTCTCAGCCAATCGCAGCCCTGCGGCCGCCTGTGGCATGTGTCCGGTTGGATCGATGTTGTTGCTGATGTGTTAATTAGGTGTTtgttttacccccccccccccccccccccccacaacacacagtcacattctAACATGAAGCTGGTCCTTATCTGGGCTCCCACATGTTTCCAAGTGTCTCCAGTGGATGAGCTGCTCTCTTATCTCCGACCGGCCGTGACCAGCCACAGTTAACAGAGTGCGAGCTTCACAGACGTCTCTCATTGGTTCACAGTGGGTTCATGATTGTGATGGTCGGTCGTGTCAAAGCACCGACTCACATTATGTTCGGTGATGGAGCATGAAGAGGTTTCATTGTTTGGGCTGCGTGAACTCTCTGTGAAGTCTGGTGTCTTGTTGATGGAGAGGCGGTTACACAGATACGTTTTGAGatttgcacatttattttgaaggatcAAGTTTGTTCCCTGTGTGCGAATGtaacaacacaaactgtaacAACTATAAAACTATAATTCACAAATATCTACACTCGATACCCAACAGAAATTAAATCACATTCATCTGTATCTGCTCTGTAAATCATGTGTTCTCCTTCAAGACGAAATCTGACAGGAGATATTTTTTGGGTGGCGGCACGGTGTTACAGCGGTTTGCACCGTCGCCTCACAGCAGAAAGGCTCTGGAATCAAACCTGACAGCCGTCCAAAGACGTGCACGTTAGGTTAATTGATGCTGATGGTTGTTCGTCAGCCCTGTGACACTTTGGTCACATGTCCAGGTTGTTCGCCGCCTCTTAGCcaacgtcagctgggattagctccagctcctataatatatatatatatatatatataattatataataatatgattcACCGGCAGTATCGAGTCCAACCGCTTTAAACTTTCTAATTTAGtgctcccccccctcccccccaatGCCTTTGCACATGCACCGCTCTCTAAATGGGAAAAGTGCCCTGCATTAGTGAAGGTTAACATCTGAAGGACTTCCTGattgaatggggggggggggggaagtcgTCTCAGCAAGTTTTCCCAAAAAGCCCTGGAGGCCGAgtcgtgtgcacgtgtgtgaacAGAACCTGAGGTGTGGCTGCGTCGCCTCCTCGGTTCTCAGGTCCTTTTCTACAACATCCACCATGAGAATAAcaggtttattttaataatcatctgtaaagatcagtcaCGTTCctgagatgaagatgaagatgaagatcagTCACgtgcagctttgtgtgtgtgtgtgtgtggacggactCTGTCAGTTTTGCCAGCAGGGCAGTGCTGGTCGCCCTTCTGCAGTTTGACACAAGGTTGATGCCAGTGTAATTACGAATATCTTACagtgcagtacacacacacacacacacacacacacacacacacacacacacacacacacacacacacacacacacacactgagcctgCTGTGGATGTTATAAGAGTAACATGTCTGAGCTCctgttataatatatatgttaaTAAAAGTCTTTGAAATGAGCGGCTGtagtttaattaaattatcaCTTGTATGATATTAATAGGTGAGAGAGTGTGAATCCACTCTGAGCATCAACATCATTAAAATCCATCCGGTTTTTACTCAGAATGACGTCAGCAGCTCAATGTGGCGTCACTGGAGTATTTTACCTTCTTTTGGGAcaaagtggagacgcgtcgtccacGTTGATTGACGGTTGTGGAGGAGCTGGTCGGCTGAAAGGCAGAGAGGCACTGGTTTTACTGGGCAGATGTGGATGTGTGGCATTTGATCAACGTGACGTGAAGAGCTCACATGTGCTCGACCAACGTTCCCGTGATGcatgctcctcctcctcctgctcctcctgctcctcctgctcctcctccccgtcCACACGGTCCCACACCTGGAGTTCCCCTCGGTGTCTGATCCTGTTGATctgagctcccccccccccctccccgccgCCCTCCTGTTCTTCCAGTTCACTCATGTCATCTTGCCTCCAGCTGTTcgtcctccctccatcactcagCTGTCTGAGGCAGGAGTTatacagcgccacctgctgagCTCAGAGGAGTCCTGCAGCTCAGGTTGAGGCAGGGAGCACTTGTTTTATGCATCTGTCTGTTAACTGAACTGATTATTCTGGTCCGGGTCGTACAGGGGCGGAGTTTATCCCTCGTGAGTCCTCACAGCTCGATTCAGAACAATAATCTAAATGAGTCAGAGTACAAACGTGACTTCATCGTTCTGAGCTGAGAACAATTTGTTAATTGATTTAACTGGTAGATAGAAAATTAATCAGCAAAATGTTTGGGAATCTCATCATGTGGAGAAACTAAACTCAACATGTCCCTAAATAAACGTTTCATCTGGTGTCTCTAaccttctgtgtctctgtgtctctgtgtctctgtgtctcaggtgGACACTGAGAGTCAGGAGCTGGTGGACGGCTCGCTCATCGACCTGTGCGGTGCGACGCTGCTGTGGCGCACAGCTGAAGGCCTGGCCCGCACCCCCACCCTCAAACACCTGGAGGCCCTGAGGCAGGAGATCAACGCGGCCCGCCCGCAGTGTCCCGTGGGCTTCAACACGCTGGCCTTCCCCTCGATGCGTCGCAAGGACACGCCGGACGAGAAGCAGCCGTGGGTCTACCTCCACTGCGGCCACGTGCACGGCTACCACAACTGGGGCAACCATCGCATGGAGAGGGAGGGGCGGGAGGGCCGGCACAGGGAGTGTCCCATGTGCCGGACGAAGGGGCCGTACGTGCCGCTGTGGCTGGGCTGCGAGGCGGGGTTCTACGTGGACGCCGCCCCGCCCACTCACGCCTTCAATCCCTGCGGCCATGTTTGCTCGGAGAAGACGGCGGCCTTCTGGAGTCAGATCCCACTGCCGCACGGCACGCACACCTTCCACGCCGCCTGCCCCTTCTGTGCCCAGCAGCTGACGGGCGAGCACGGCTACGCCAGACTCATCTTCCAGGGGCCGCTCGACTAGACGCACAGCGGGGGGGCGTGTAGTTTGAAAACAGGGACCTCCTcggatttgttttctttcctctgcgGTTAAGACACAAACTTTTTTCTGGacttttttgtctctctctcatttttaAGTGACCTTTGTATTACTTTTTCATGAATGACGACAAAGATTTCTATATTTTCACATGAAACCAGAgacacaaaaaccaaacaaagaacTGCTGGGTAaaacctttttgtgtttgttttctcggAATAACTAACGTACggtttttattcatgtttattgtTGCAATATCCATCTGTGTACATCTCTTAGAGCTAATTTAAACAAAGATGTTTATTTATGGTCCGTCGCTTCGTTCTTTATCCGTCAGATAAACCTAACGTCTAcgcattttaatttgaaacttCAGCCTTTTGTTGGATATAAAGTTCTTGGTGTGTTCTGGGGGTTCGTTGTGCGTCCAGCTCTCAGATCTGTTTGTGGTATTTAtacacagcctcctcctctggtgtgctcccactctgtgtgtgtgtgtgtgtgtgtgtgtgtctgtgtgtgtgtgtgtgtgtgtgtgcgtgtgtgtgtcaacgCTCCAGTTGCACGTCTCTCCCATCAGGCGTCACATTCAAAGCAATAGATTTGGAACAGAAAACCTCCTGAAGCATTATGGGAAACTGAGTCTTCAGACATCCCTCCCTTTAAAGTCCGAGTGAAACGTTTTCTGTGGGTGAGtgagcttcttctttttttttaacagcagctATGTAGCTAACGtcacacagactgtaaataaagatgaattaaaacaaaacatcagtgtgaaaagagAAACTAACAGAAACCGTCTTTTACAGTTTAATGAACAtttactttgacctttttaatttagttctggggtttatgacctgtactgcagccagccaccagggggcgaccgTGAGgatttagcttcacttttagggagctgtgtcttctttatacacagtctatgcagacacacacacacagacacacacacacacacacacacacacacacacacacgctaaccAGACcctgtcaaatacattttattatattaaaggtAGAAAAAGGAATTTACTCATATAGAAACTCATAGTATTCAAATTATTTATACCTCAAATATCAGAACCACACAACAACATCCTGACGGTTCTGACCCACAACCGTGTCAGTAATAatgaggtgttttattttgaaaagctcaGCTTAACTGCACTATCTAGTGTTTCTATCAGCTGTGATTTGTTGTTTCATGAGTTTCGATGTGATTCTGTTTTTCTGCCTCGTTCACGTGAAACAACAGTCGAGTGTTGCTGTTTGACTCAggttcaacacaaacacttcaagTCACTCAACCTTTCTGGACGTGTGTGTTCACATCAGGGCTTTTTATCCATTcggtttatttaaatatttcaataacTGTCACGAGAGCTTAAAGATCCTTCGTAACGAAatcacaatttatttatttattaaaaaaagctgTGGAAGTTAATTTCAGCCTTTTCCTGACACCACGATGAATTAAAGATGAATCTGGTTCAagtgtttgtaaaaataaaaccctgcaGTTTAATTCATATGAATTCTGTGACGTGGACAAACAGGATCAGAACATGTGGTTTTCAACTTGATTCATTTTCTATTGATAATTCATCAGTTTTATATCAGCTCTAAATTCTCCACAACTCTTTAATATGCACAAAGCTCCTGCTGGtatcctgagtgtgtgtgtgtgagtgagtgtgtgtgtgagagagagagtgtgtgtgagtgtgtgtgtgtaatttatgtGTTCATGATGATTGTATgtgaacagtttgtgtgttggtcCGTTCACACAGttcttctccacacacacacagatcgtTTTCATCAGTGTCCCTCAGTGCTCGGACTGCAACACACTAACTCACCTcagggagaaaaacaatgacctgtgtcacacacacactcacacagacagacacacactcacacacacactcttctaaCGTCTTCTGAGGAAACCTCACAGATGAAAACTCTTGTGTCTTTCGtctcctcttgttttttgtCCATGTTTGTGAGTAAGGGCTTCACTCTCTCTCGTGTTTACACCAACACATCTGACCCCCCcactcactcttcttcttcttcgtctgtCTGGCGTCTGTCTCCTTGTGCTTATTAAGGCAAAAAGCAAAGAATGTTTCCAGCGAACACGTTTTTGTAACAACTTTAAACAATAAAGTGTAAAAGTGACTTCACTCACTTtgtctggtttttatttgatttcccCTCGAAACAGAAGAAGAGTTGAAATCGACCGAACGTTGGACTTTGTGCATCAGACGGATTcggatatttttaaatatgttttacatgtgACATGTATTTATAGATGAGCGGTGGAacgtggaggagagagactCGACTGAAGGTGGAACACACGGGACACGACACACGCTCAGTATTTCATATTGCACTTTATTCAGCTCCGAGGATTCAGACCTCGTCACAAATCAACACTTATTGCTTTCAGTCTCCATCTCAAGTATCTTCCTCTCTGAAACTCTGCGTATGTACacgtttgttttaaaatgacctGTGAGGCTAAAAGGCAGAAGGACGTGAGACACTGATGGAGGCACGAGGTTTCACACAACGTGAAGGTCAACATGTGAACAGACTGGACAAAACAACGTAATGCACGGGGTGGTTTGTTTTTCCTACGTCACAGCGGGTCTGAACAGGGAAGTCTTCACTTTACATcttatatcttttattacatAAAACTTCACGCTGTCGTTACGTCGCCTGAATAAAAGTCGTTAATCCAGAAGCTACAGAGACGAAACGTTTTCGTCTCTGTTCGTTTGTTCGTGAGCAGGATGTTTAAAAAACTCCTCAGACgatttcccatcagcctcctGGTTTTACTGCAGATCTTCACTGTAACATCGTCAGATCCGCgtgtttcaacattttcaattatttgtatataataatgattatttctgtagtttttcctgattcttgctgagggttaagaacagaggacgtcGCAGCTTGTTAAGATCTGTGAGACAAATAATGATGTCATCGGTTTTATGAGTGTCTTTACTAAATAGCTGTTTATGGCAGATTTAAGGAAACGAACTAAAATACGATAAaatctcttgttttctcttatGTCTTATAAATGTCTTTATGTAAAGTGACAGCTGTGATTATTTCGATATATAACATAAACCTTTGATATAATTCCTAAGGAGCCTGTAGGGGGCAGTATATGCAAGCTACAAACACGTCCAGCAGCGCTGCACATGCAATCACACACAGGCTTCACCTCACAGCCTGTCCGTGTGGGTCACATGACAAACGGGGCACATGACTGggatagaaacaaacaggatcACATGAtaggggggggggcggcggcgtGGAGAAAGGCGGCGTGGAGAAAGGCCTCAGTGGTCCAGTATGCGCAGGTTACCGGACACGATCTTGTTTTCCAGCATGGAGCCGGCGGGGATATCGATCCGGTCGCCGTGGTTGGCGATGATGATGACGGTGCCCTGTGAGGAGGAAGGGTCACAGgttcaggtcagaggtcacacggGTAATCACATCCTTTTACGcaagtgtcaaaataaaagtcctgcattcCATAATCCTACTTGAAAGTTTCCCATAAACGATCAGATCAACACTCTCACGTAACTTTAGATAGAAGAAGAGCAAACGCCTCGTTTACTTTGACTTTGATGTTCGTCATATCTGATTCATAAATCATCATACACAGGATGTTTTCAAAAAGGATTTAATCGAAGCCGTAAATCAGCAACAACCAGAGACTTGATGTGACAGTGGAAACCAGATTCAAATCTCTCACAATGATGTTCGAAGCTCAGTTTAAAGATTATTCTGGTGTTTCTCATGACACCAGAGGTTTCACAGGGTTTTAAAGTTCACATCCACAGTTTATCTCAGCATCTTGTAGAGAATAAACAATCCAGAGGTTTAGTTTAGTGATTCCATTTATGACCGTTTCTTAAAACCTAATTCTTCTCGACAGTGATGCTGGATGAATAGTAAAActgattttctgtgtttaaagaaacatttaatttcccAGTAAAACTTTGAGTCAAGTCTTTTACCTTGAGTGAAACGTTTTTTCCAAACGTGACGTCTCCAGACACGGTGAGGTGGTCGAGCTCCAGCATGTCGGGGATGCTCTCGAAGCGAGTCAGGTATTCCTGAACCTGATCACATGGACATGAGTCAGAGGATTACACAGAGGAAACCTGAGTGAGTCAACTAatgtttcacacatttatttatgtatctatttatttcctgcatctttatattcattattttatattagcGTTTCTCCCTTTATTTCTATTCTCACGTTTTTGCCCTGAATGAagcataaaaaatgaaaatgtaaaaacaacacgtCTTTGCAGGAAGTGTTTCAAAGACGTGT encodes the following:
- the peli1b gene encoding E3 ubiquitin-protein ligase pellino homolog 1b, coding for MYSPEQENISTTTSTKVPAKYGELIVLGYNGSLPNGDRGRRKSRFALCKRPKANGVKPSTVHVACSPQAAKAISNKDQHSISYTLSRVQTVVVEYTHDPNTDMFQIGRSTESPIDFVVTDTVAGSQSNADTQSVQSTISRFACRIMCQRTPPYTARIYAAGFDSSKNIFLGEKAAKWKTADSQMDGLTTNGVLVMHPRHGFTQDSKPGVWREISVCGNVFTLRETRSAQQRGKMVDTESQELVDGSLIDLCGATLLWRTAEGLARTPTLKHLEALRQEINAARPQCPVGFNTLAFPSMRRKDTPDEKQPWVYLHCGHVHGYHNWGNHRMEREGREGRHRECPMCRTKGPYVPLWLGCEAGFYVDAAPPTHAFNPCGHVCSEKTAAFWSQIPLPHGTHTFHAACPFCAQQLTGEHGYARLIFQGPLD